The sequence below is a genomic window from Citricoccus muralis.
GAAGGCGTTGAGCCAGGCGTCGAAACGTCCGGAAACGTGCGGGAAGATCTGTACGGCCGCCACCGCGCCAGCCAGGGCCAGCGCCCCGCCGAGCACAATCCACGACACCCGTGAGGTGGCCAGGTAAATCATCGCCATGAACAGCGAGAAGTAGAGGATGGCGGATCCCAGGTCGCGCTGGAACACGAGCACGCCCATGGACACCGCCCAGGCGATCACCAGTGGTGCCATATCGCGGAACCGCGGGAAGGTCATCGGGCCGATCTTCTGACCCGCCAGCAGGATCAGGTCGCGGTTGGCGGAGAGGTATCCGGCGAAGAAGATGGCCAGGGTGATCTTGGCGATTTCCCCGGGCTGGAAGGAGCCGATGCCGACGTTGATCCAGATCCGGGCGCCGTTGATCTCCATGCCGAGACCGGGAATGAGCGGCAGCAGAAGCAACAGGGCTGAGGCGGCGAGGAACAGGTAAGTCCACTTGCGCAGGATCCGGTGATCGCGCAGGAACCAGAGCAGGGCGATGGCCATGATCATGGCCAGGGCGGTCCACAGCAGCTGTGACGACGCTGCATCGGTGCCATTGGCGACGTCGAGACGGTGGATCATCGCGATGCCGATGCCGTTGAGTGTGACGACGATCGGCAGGATGTAGGGGTCGGCGTACTTGGCGCGGACCCGCAGGAAAATGTGGAAGGTGAACGCGAGGATGGCCAGGGCGCTGGACTGGATCCAGAAGGCGGCGTCGGCGGGCAGGTCCATGCCGACCAGGGCCAGGTAGTTGGCGCCCGTGGAGATGCCCAGCGCGATGATGAGCAGCATCAGCTCGGTGGTGCGGCGCGGACGGGACGGTGAGATCACATCGGTCATCAGCGGTTACCTCCCATCGCTCCGGCGGCGGCGCCACCGATGGATACTTGGGCCGAGGACCCGGGCACCGAGGGGATCGGTGAGGGCAGATCGGTCTCGCTGGGTGAGGGGCTCGCCTCGGATTCCGTGGGTGAGGCGGAGGGGCTGGATTCCGAAGGATCGGCGCTGGCGGAACCGGATTCGCTGGGCTCTGGGGTGGCGACCGGCGGGGCCTCCGGGGTCAGATTGTCGCGCAGATCGGCCACAATATCGCGGGCGTGCTGCTCGTCCTGGGCGGGTAGCCCGGATTCGACGCGCTGCCGGGAGTAGGCGGGGAGCCGATCCAGGGCGATGTCGGTGGATTCTTCGACGCCGGAGAGCCGGATGGGTCCGAGATCCTGGGAGACGCCGCGGTAGATGGCCACGTTGTCACCTTCGGCTCCGACGTAGAACTGGGACTGGGTCCACACGTAGGAGGCGACGACGGCGCCGGCGAAGAACAGGGCGAGCACGGCGGCCAGCGTGATCAGTGGCCAGGAGCGCCAGGGTTTGGGGCGCGGATCGTGGTCGGCTTGGCGCACGTCGGTGCCCGGCTGGGTGGCGCCCGGGCTGGAAGCAGGGGATGGACTTCCCCATGTCGTGGAGGAAGCCGCGGCGGAGGCGGTGAGCGCACCCTCGTTCAGTTCGTCGTCGTTGCCGTGGAGCAAGGTGGCGGCCCGCTTCTGGGTGGAGGCGCGGGTGACAATCGGGATTTGGTCGGTGTTGGTGGCCAGTCGGGCCGCACCCACCAGTTCGTGGGGCCGGGATTCCAGGTCTTCGCGCAGCAGGGCGGCGGAGACGGTTTCTTCGCCGGTGCCGGTGGTGCTCGCGCTGGCGGCGGCGCGGGCATTCTCGGAGATCTGGCCGGCGTCGCCGGAGGCGTCGTCGTCGGCTGATTCGGCGACCTCAAACACCACAATGGTGACGTTGTCGGGGGCGCCCCCGGCCAGGGTGAGGTCCACGAGTTCGTGCACGATCGCGTTCAGATCGGTGCCATGGCGCAGTTTCTGTTCAATCACCTGATCGGGAACCACGGCGTTGAGACCGTCTGAGCACAGCAGCCAGCGTTCACCGACGGCGGCGTCATAAACAGCCAGGTCGAGTTCGGGGGAAGCGTCGACGTCGCCGAGCACCCGCATCAGCACGTTCTTGTGCGGGTGGGTTTCGGCCTCGGAGGGGTCGAGCCGGCCTTCGTCGATGAGGCGCTGTACGAAGGTGTGGTCGCGCGAGATCTGGGAGAATTCGCCGTCCTTGAGCCGGTAGGCGCGGGAATCGCCGATGTGGGCCAGGTGCAGGGTGGAGCCCTCGAGCAACAGCGCGGTGCAGGTGGTGCCCATGCCAGCCAGCTTGGGGTTGGTGTTGACCAGGTCGTTGAGAATCAGGTTCGCGTTCTGAATCTCATCGGCCAACACGGTGGACGGGTCCGCGTGATGGGTGTGGTCCAAGGGTGCCAGGTCGAGCACGGTGGAGGCCGAGGCGACGTCGCCACCTACGTGTCCGCCCATCCCGTCGGCGACCACAGCAAGGTGGCGCCCCACATAGGCCGAGTCGTCGTTCTTCGAGCGGACTCGGCCCACATCGGAGCGGGCGGCGTAGTGGAGGACCAGGGGCATCGGGTCAGGCTCTCAGTTGCAGCACAGTTTTGCCGATGCGGATGGGGGTGCCGGGTTCGACGGCGACGGTGCGGGCGAGCTGGGCGCCGTTGACGTAGGTTCCGTTGGTGGATCCGAGGTCCTCGAGGAACCAGCGGGACCCCTGCGGGAACAGACGGGCGTGGCGGCCGGACACGTAGTCGTCGTCGAGAATCAGGTCGGCCTCCGCGGCGCGGCCCAGCATGAGCGGGGCGCCGTGCAGGTCGATGACGGTGCCCTGGAGCGGACCCTCGGTGACGACGAGTTGGGAGGCCAGCGTGCGCTGCTGGGTCTGGCCGGTGTTCGGTGCGCTCTCGGTAGCGGTCGGGACGGGTGCTGCCTCGGCTTCTTCCGCGCGGGCGGCGGCGCGCTGAGCTTTCTTGGAGCCGCCGAGCTTATTGCGGCGGCCCACCATCAGGTCGCGGCCCTGGGAGGCGACGACGGCGATGATGAGAACCCAGATGACGGCCAGCAGGCCGATGCGAAGTGCGGCAACGGCGAGCTCGCTCAACGGTCACCTCCGGTGCGATCAGGAAGCATACGGAAGATAATGCGCTGTCGGCCGACCGTGATCAAATCGCCGTGGCGCAACGTTGCTGAGCCCTGGACCTTGCGGCCATTGACGAAGAACCCGTTGGTGGAGCCCAAATCCACGGCAGTGATGGTGCTTCCACGGGTGGTGACCTCCAGGTGGCGGCGGGAAACGCCGGGGTCATTCAGAGTGATGTCGGCGTCCGTTGCGCGGCCGAGCACCACGGAGTCTGCGTTCAACGCGTACTTGGTGCCGGCGACGTCGAGCACGGGCTTCAGCCGGGTGGCCGGCTGGCTGGGTGCGGGAGCCGGGGCGGGCGCGGGCTGAGCCGGGGCAGCGGGAGCCGGTGCTGAGGAGGGGACGGGCGCCTCATCGCGCTCCGTCGTCGTCTCGACCTTGATTTTGCCCGAGCGCACGGATTCGTCTTCGATGAAGGTGACGCGCACCCCACCGGAGAGGGTGTAGCCCTGCTCGTTGGCGTGGCGGATCGCGTCGTCGCAGAGCTCTTCGGCCAGGGCGGTGCCCCAGTGCCGGATCTGCTCGAAGTTGTCTGTGCTGAACGAGATCGTGAAGACGTTGGGCGCGAGCGTGCGGCCCTCGGAGACGACGATCGAGTCGTTGTCCATCGCCAGGCGCAACGCATTGGCGATCTCCACCGGCTTGACTGATCGCGAGCCACCGGCGGAGAACGCTGATCGCACAGCCCGCTCGAGGCCGCGTTCCAGGTTATCCAGAAGTCCCACCGGGGCACTCCTTTCCGCAGTTTCTTTCACGATACTAGTGTGCAAGGTGTGATTCCCGCAGGTTGGGGGAGCCTGGGCAAGCGTACTAGACGCGGATGACAAGACTCTGAGACGGCACAGAAGGCGGGTTTCTGCCCATTTTGCCGGTTTCGCGCAGCGGGGAGCCCCAGGTGCAACGTCGATTAGACGAATCAGGCTTCCTCTGGTTAGGATAGATCTCGCTGTTCAGCACGATCCGCATGTCTGCATCACGGATCGAACCTGTGTGAACGGACCGCGCGCGAGTGGCGGAATTGGCAGACGCGCTGGCTTCAGGTGCCAGTGTCCTTACGGACGTGGGGGTTCAAGTCCCCCCTCGCGCACCATCTGAAATGGCCTCCGACCTGGATCTTTGATCCTCAGGTCGGGGGCCATTCGTCTCTCGCGGCACAGCGGCGAACCCGACGTTGTCGGTTGCATATGACAGGCTATGTTCGGCCGCGCATCGCATCGCCCACGTTCTATGACGTCGCGAGGGTAGTGGTCAAGTGCGACAAGCGCTGACAGTGCGTTGCGTTGTGGAACTGTGCCTGGTGGCGGCTTCGTGCGTCGAGCCTGATG
It includes:
- a CDS encoding FtsW/RodA/SpoVE family cell cycle protein, producing the protein MTDVISPSRPRRTTELMLLIIALGISTGANYLALVGMDLPADAAFWIQSSALAILAFTFHIFLRVRAKYADPYILPIVVTLNGIGIAMIHRLDVANGTDAASSQLLWTALAMIMAIALLWFLRDHRILRKWTYLFLAASALLLLLPLIPGLGMEINGARIWINVGIGSFQPGEIAKITLAIFFAGYLSANRDLILLAGQKIGPMTFPRFRDMAPLVIAWAVSMGVLVFQRDLGSAILYFSLFMAMIYLATSRVSWIVLGGALALAGAVAAVQIFPHVSGRFDAWLNAFAPENVQSTSFQIVQGLFGMASGGLVGTGLGGGRPDLILYSNSDMIVASLGEELGFIGLAAIIVLFVLLVTRMMRAALGARDSFGKLLASGLAFTLAIQCFVVMGGVMRVIPLTGLTTPFMAAGGTSLLANWLIVTLVLVVSHAARRPVVVGPMVNASGDGAGTADRAVATSARGGENQ
- a CDS encoding PP2C family protein-serine/threonine phosphatase — encoded protein: MPLVLHYAARSDVGRVRSKNDDSAYVGRHLAVVADGMGGHVGGDVASASTVLDLAPLDHTHHADPSTVLADEIQNANLILNDLVNTNPKLAGMGTTCTALLLEGSTLHLAHIGDSRAYRLKDGEFSQISRDHTFVQRLIDEGRLDPSEAETHPHKNVLMRVLGDVDASPELDLAVYDAAVGERWLLCSDGLNAVVPDQVIEQKLRHGTDLNAIVHELVDLTLAGGAPDNVTIVVFEVAESADDDASGDAGQISENARAAASASTTGTGEETVSAALLREDLESRPHELVGAARLATNTDQIPIVTRASTQKRAATLLHGNDDELNEGALTASAAASSTTWGSPSPASSPGATQPGTDVRQADHDPRPKPWRSWPLITLAAVLALFFAGAVVASYVWTQSQFYVGAEGDNVAIYRGVSQDLGPIRLSGVEESTDIALDRLPAYSRQRVESGLPAQDEQHARDIVADLRDNLTPEAPPVATPEPSESGSASADPSESSPSASPTESEASPSPSETDLPSPIPSVPGSSAQVSIGGAAAGAMGGNR
- a CDS encoding FHA domain-containing protein FhaB/FipA; this translates as MSELAVAALRIGLLAVIWVLIIAVVASQGRDLMVGRRNKLGGSKKAQRAAARAEEAEAAPVPTATESAPNTGQTQQRTLASQLVVTEGPLQGTVIDLHGAPLMLGRAAEADLILDDDYVSGRHARLFPQGSRWFLEDLGSTNGTYVNGAQLARTVAVEPGTPIRIGKTVLQLRA
- a CDS encoding FhaA domain-containing protein gives rise to the protein MGLLDNLERGLERAVRSAFSAGGSRSVKPVEIANALRLAMDNDSIVVSEGRTLAPNVFTISFSTDNFEQIRHWGTALAEELCDDAIRHANEQGYTLSGGVRVTFIEDESVRSGKIKVETTTERDEAPVPSSAPAPAAPAQPAPAPAPAPSQPATRLKPVLDVAGTKYALNADSVVLGRATDADITLNDPGVSRRHLEVTTRGSTITAVDLGSTNGFFVNGRKVQGSATLRHGDLITVGRQRIIFRMLPDRTGGDR